AGTGACACCCAGAGCTTGCTCAAAGGCGTTAGGAGGCCAATCTGGGGTAGGACCGGCGGCAAGGACTCGCTGCAGTTGCTCTAGAAACTCGGCCCAGGTGACGGCAGAATTGGAGGTCACGGTCGCATCATCGACGACTGGTTGCTCTGTTGGCGCACAGCTTGTCGGGGTAGGCAGCCCCGCCATAGATGCTGGGAAGCTTAGCCGGCTAGTCCCGTCAGGGGCTAACCCAATCACCAGGAACGTGGTTAATATCAGGGTAACCAGCCCCATCAACCGAGCCATACCAGAGCGAAATGGGAACATCGTCGCGGGGCCTCCAGAAACGCATCCAGACTTAATGAGAGGTCAGCGACCGCTGGCTTTGGCTGGATACCCTTGCTGGCTCAACAGCTGCACCAGCTGGTCCGCGTGGTCGCCTTGAATCTCAATGGTGTTGTCCTTGACGGTGCCGCCGCTGCCGCATTTGCCCTTCAGGGTTTTGGCCAGGGCATTGAGGCGCTCCGGGGCCTGTTGGAATCCACTGATGACGGTGACGGTCTTGCCTTTGCGGCCCTTGCGACTGGCCTGAACCCGCAGCTGTTGCTTTTCTGGGGGTAAGTCAGGCTGAGCCCTGGCCAAGGCGGCATGGTTGGATCCCCCGAATTCAGAGTAAACGGTGCGATCGCATGGGGAGCCTTTAGAGGAGGATTTACGCTGAGCCATGATCCTAAATACTATCTTGGGCGGCATTGTCCCATGCTATCGCCTGTCTATTGACAAAG
This portion of the Halomicronema hongdechloris C2206 genome encodes:
- a CDS encoding translation initiation factor; translated protein: MAQRKSSSKGSPCDRTVYSEFGGSNHAALARAQPDLPPEKQQLRVQASRKGRKGKTVTVISGFQQAPERLNALAKTLKGKCGSGGTVKDNTIEIQGDHADQLVQLLSQQGYPAKASGR